The genome window TTATTTGTAGAAACAATATATCCTACTCGCAATCCACTCATTGCATGTGATTTAGAGAATGAGTAAATAGAAACAGCTTTTTCATAACCGTTTAATCCGCTTGCTGCTGAATAGTGTTCTCCTTCATATACAAGATCTTCATACGCTTCATCACAAACTAACCAAAGTCCTCTTTCAGCTGCTAGGTTAGCAATTTTTTGTAATTCTTCTTTCGGAACAATTGCGCCTGAAGGATTTTGTGGAGAATTGATAAAAATTGCTTTTGTTCTTGAAGTTATTTTACTAATTATATCATTGTAGCTGTATTGATAATTATTTTGTCTGTTTAAAGGAACAGAAACAGTAACACCACCAGCTAAACGAATATTTTCCCCAATTTCAGTCCACAAAGGCTCAGGAACAATAACTTCATCGCCTTGCTCTAGCATGCATTGGAAAACAACATAAAGAGCGTGCATTGCACCATTAGTAACAAAAATATCTTTTTCTGTTACGTTAATTTTATTTTGAACATGCAGTTTATTTGCTAAAGCTTTTAGAAGCTCTGGAATACCATTGTTAGGAATGTAATGCGTTTTTCCATCACGAAGTGCTTTTTCAATAGCTTCAGTTATATTTGGTGCAATTGA of Pigmentibacter sp. JX0631 contains these proteins:
- a CDS encoding pyridoxal phosphate-dependent aminotransferase, with product MNRLDSISFGKIVQIREQLLKLQATGKKVYRLESGDPSFSIAPNITEAIEKALRDGKTHYIPNNGIPELLKALANKLHVQNKINVTEKDIFVTNGAMHALYVVFQCMLEQGDEVIVPEPLWTEIGENIRLAGGVTVSVPLNRQNNYQYSYNDIISKITSRTKAIFINSPQNPSGAIVPKEELQKIANLAAERGLWLVCDEAYEDLVYEGEHYSAASGLNGYEKAVSIYSFSKSHAMSGLRVGYIVSTNKLLAERIPKLLRCTVNGINSIAQWGALAAVIGPRDHLNFMLTEYRKRREIMFNTISEIPGLLPFKPQGAFYLWCEVETSLLQKLQIRSVAQLSDYLAERGIGSAPGDSFGVSCANAIRFAFSCSTEQVTDGSKALKEILTQV